GCCGATCCTGGTAGGTATTCGTTCCAGGCAATCAGGAGTATTTTGTTTGCTTCCTGAGGTGGTTGCCAGATAACCGCCCTGGATGGCTAACTGATGTGCGGTAGCATTGTGATCTCCATGAGGCCAGCATAAGAACTCCACTTTTTTCCCAAGCTTTCTTTCAATAATTTTTTTGGATTCCATTATTTCGTAGGTAATCCTTTTTTTATAAGCATCCTCATCCTCTACGGCTACGATCAAAGAATGGTTATCCAGATATTGCTGATAAACGGGCGCTACTAATTTGAAAGCGTCCCTGAAATTATAATGATTGAAGTTGTAATGGCTCAAAGTGGAAACGCACTGGTTGACGAAGTCCGGGTTTATTTCTATTTTTTTCGCTATTATACTTGATCGCTCCTCAAAAAGCGGGAATCCGTAAAGAAGCAATCTTTCAAATTTGGGGTTAGCAATGTGAAAAGGTTTTTGGTTCAAAAACCTGTTTCCGGCCGCATATAAAACATCTTCTCCGGGGTGATGAAATCCTTCAAGTTTACCTGAAACGAAATATTTAGTGTGTGACATGGTATGCGACTGAATGTCGATGAGGCCGGATGCTTCCATTTTTTTCATTTCTTCCCAGGACAAATGCCCCGGGAGATTAAGATCTTCCAGGGATACGTTCCCGGTCCAGTAGTCTTCAAGGTTGGGGCGGATCAGATTTCGGGGGTCTGCCATTTCTGGGTTCACAAACAGGGTGGCAGGGATGTCATATTTTTTGAGCATGGGAAAAGCCCAAATCCAATTGTCCAGGTACCCGTCATCGATCGTAATCACTAATGGTTTTTTAGGACTATTTTGTAAACCTGCCCGGATGTTGTAAAATGCTTTGAGGGAGATAAGATTGAAGTTATTTTTAAAATATTTTAGCTGATCTTCAAAAAAAGGTAATTCAAGGGTCAGGAAATTCCGCTTCCATCCGGGGTTTACTGGCCCCACCGAATGATAATAAATAATGGGAATGGAAGGCTTAATTGAATGAGGCATATAATTGTTCAAGGGTGGCAATATGTTGTTCTTGCCCAAAGCGATCCTTAAATTCCGCTCTGGCCTTTAGGGTGGCGGCTTTCATTTTCGGGAATTGCCCAATTTTCGACAAAATGTTTTCTTGCAGTGTATCATCCAGGGGAACGATAAATTCCGGGTAGTGCTCAAAAATTTCCCGCATACTCGGGATATCCGAAACAATTATCGGGGTTCCACAAAGAATGCTTTCTACAGCAACATTCCCAAAAGATTCGTATTCAGAAATGAAGAGCATCATATCTGCGGATTGGTAAGCTTCGGCAATATTTTTCCTATAGCCCATGAAGTGGATCACCTCCATTAATTCCAAATCTTTGACATACTTTTGCAGTGATTTTTCAAGCGGGCCCGATCCGTAAATAAAAAACTGAACACCAATGTTTTGTGAATGAATTTTAGCTGCCACTTCCAGCCATTGCAATATGTTTTTTCCCGGAGCCAGCCGACCGCAGTAGCTGATCTTTAGCGGCCCATTCACTTTTTTTTCAATGGGATGAAAAGTATCAGAAGAAAAAGGATTATAAACCACCAAAATTTCTTTTTTATAGGCCATGGCTTGTCTGAAACAGTCCCGGCTATACCGGGAATTGGCTATTACCCTGTAATTTTTGCTCAGGGCCAGCTTCCAGAATGGTTTTCGGATTTGTTTTTCCCAGGCATTTTTCCAGTATATGGTTCCGTGAACAGAATATATAAGTTTTTTAACACCAGCCAATCTCAGTATCAGCAGGTTGAGCGGCCCTATGTTAAAGACGTGAAAGAGCTCGTTTTGATGGCTCCGGGCATATTTCCATAGTTTCCAAACCGCCTTTCTGTTTTTATGACTTCCGTATAAAAGAGTGATATCCTTGCCTTCATACACGTTTGCTTGACCATCCAAGGGGGGCCTGACCACAAAGCATTGAATGGCTTTCTCAGATAAATTTTCGATTATTTTGGGAAGCAGGACTTCAATCCCGCCCGGCTGGGAAGTAAGATGTACAAAGTGTATCATGTGGGAAAATCGGCAAATGTCTTTACTGATTTTTTTATGGGCTTAGAGGCCAAATCTTTTTGGACAGGGACATGATTTTCTTTTTTTACCATAAAGGATTTTTGATAGACCAGGGAACCAAAGCTGAAAAATAAAGCCTGGATGATCCCCAGGTTGGTAATTTGGTAAAAAGTAAAGTGCTGCCCGGAAGAGGAGTGAATTAAAAACCACCCCAGAAATACAATATTGAAAACCAGCAATGTCCTTTTTAAAGGATTTTGCCTGGGTAGCTTAAAGCTCCTGAGAAATATTTTTCCATTGAATACAAGAAAAAACCACCCCATTAAAAAAGCCCCGACGATTCCGGAATGCAATAAAATATTTTGATTGGCTACATGACCGTCGGCAAAATGAAAAAAATCATCTGAAAATCCAAAACCCGTTAGCGGGGATTCTCTCCACTTTTTCATCACCCTTGGGCCGCGTTCGTTTAATCTCAAAAGGGTACCTCCGGCAGTAATGTCGCCCTGCGCCATGGCATCTAAAGTCCACATGCGATTATAGGCGTTATGGATCTGGATATTGACGGCGGGAATCGATATCAGAACAAAAAGTATAAGGGTGACTGCCAGGAAGGTTTTTAGCAGGTGTTTGAAGCTGAATGTGGAGACAAAGATCGCATATAAGACGATGATCATCGAAAATCCAATGATCCATCCCCTGGTTGCCGAGAGAAAAACCGTTAGGTAATCGGCCGCAATGATGCCTGTCAGGTATAGCGGTTTGAAATTATGGTCTTTGGTGGAAAGGAAATAAAGGGCACCAAAAAAGGTGATGATCAGGATACAAAAGTTGAATAATCCACGATAAATCTGCTCTTCACTGATTTCAAAAAAATCCTGTCCCCCTAAAATGAACCCAAAAACCTGTGCGGGTTCCCTTCCCATGGTGATGGAAAAGAGCTGAGCTCCCAGCGCAAAAAAAGCTACGGGAAAAAGATAGGCCATGATTTCTCTAAACTGACTTTCTTCCTTTATCAATCTCGGGATGGAATAAAAAAGAAACAATGGCACAAGGTATTTCACGACTCTGAATTGAACATTTAACGCTCCTGATAAACCAATTACATACCCCTGGATTACCAAAAAAAGGAGGTAAATAAATATAATGTTCAGTTGCATCGAAAAAAACGGAAGTTTGGCGAGGGGGGCTTTTCTTGCTTTAAAAAGGGTGATTAAGATGTAAAATTGTACGACTTCTATGGCTGGAAGGCCCGGGATTACTGAAAATACGGCTTCCCAGGTGCCGAGGAGTCCAAAAAATCCATCGGATAATACCAGGAAGTACGCCAGCCAAAAAGCTTCGTCTTTAGCATAGAAGTATGCAACTAAGGTACTCAAAAAGAAGAAAACCGAAATGGCCCTGGGGGCGAAATAATGCAGGCCAATCGTCGCCAGGATCAATACAAAAAACAGGATGATTTTCCGTCTCACAGGGGCCGTTTTTGGATCAAACTGGATGAGAACCTATTCATAACCAAGCGCCTTAAACATTTGATGGGCATTGTTTTTCGGAGAATATTTTTCGGTAATGATTTTTTTCATCCAGGCTACTTTTTCTTTTCGATCGGCTTCGTTTTGCAGGTAAAATCGGGTTATTTCATTTATTTCATCGTAAGATTTTGGGGCCGGAAGCTCAGCGTGAGCCGGAAATATTTCGTCAAGATCATTTTGCCATTCCAGCAAAGGAAGCGCACCTGATCCCAATGCTTCGTATAACCTGATATGCACCCCGTTAATAAGCCCTGGGTTGCCATCCACAGGAACTATTTTAGTAGCATTAAGGAGATCATTGAGATAGTCTGTGTTATAATATTGGCTTTTGAGTCTGAAATGCGGCTCCAGATTGGGAAAAAAAGAAAACCACCTTTCCCAGTGTCGGTTGCCATGGATTTGCAGGTCATGGTCTGAAAAATAATTTAAGAATTTTGCTTTTTTATAACCCCAATTGTCGGTGTAACACATTCCTACATAAAGAATTTCTGATTTTAATTTTTGGTAAGAAACTTCAGAAAGTTGTTTCTCATAATAATGGCTGGAAGGAATTCCTGCCTGGAAAAAATGGACGTTTTTCAATCCCATTTTTTTGAGCTGACTGACCCAAAAAGTGTCGGGGGCAAAAATGGCATCGGCATAATTCAACAAGGACAAGTAATACCGGTTGAGCGAAGTGTAAAGCGGATGGTCGCCCAGGAAAAATGCGATTTTTGATTTTCGCTTAAAATATTCCAACGTTTCCGGAAGCAACATTTCGTTATTGTATATAAAAACCAGGTCAGGAAGCCGGCGGTCGTAAACTTGCCTGTAATAGCGGTTGATTTTATCCATAAAGTAAGTTTCCCAGCGGACTCGCCATTTATTGGGCAGCCGAAAAACCTGGACGTTGAATTGAATCTCCCATTTTTTCAGGGTGGCATTAAAATCAATCGGATATACCTCAGCCTCCCAAACCTTGAATATTTCTTTAAAGGAATGAAAAAGACTATAGCGTTCCGGGACAAAAAAAAGGACTTTCATAAGTGAGATGAGAGATCGCTGACTTTTTTAAAGTATGCAGAAGCAGTCAGGCTCATCAATACATAGTCCCAATATTTACCGTGCCTGAAAAAGTATTGGGGAAACCGGCCGGTTTCCTCAAATCCTAATTTCCGGTAAAGATCATAGGAACCGGTGTTAAAGTCGGCAACCCTTAAGTAAACCAGGTTCATATTGTAATGATTAAAAAGGAAGTAGAGGAGCATTTCATAAGCCTTTTGTCCATAACCCATTCTTCTCATCCCGGGCATGATGTCCAGTCCAACCTCACAATTGTTATTTTGGAAATCGAGGTGTTGAATTCGCAATCGGCCCAGGATAAAAGAATGGTCATCTGCCTTCACAATTACGTATCTTTTGTCATTTTTTTGGTGATGTAAATTTTGCCACCATGCTTCCTGTCCAGGCTCATCTATAAAATCGATGGAAGCCAGGTTAAGGAAAGTGTCTGGATCATTATGCAATAATCTCAGGGATTCCAGGTCTTTTCTTTCAATGGCTCGAAAAGCCAGTTCCTTATACTTAAACATTTTCAAATACTTTTAATACAGCTTCGGTCACCCGTTCCATTTCGGAATTTGATAAAGAAGGGTAGATCGGAATTCTCAAAAAGCGCTTAAAAAAATGAACCGAACCCGGGAAATCCAGGTCTGTTCCCAGGTGACGGTAATATCTGTTGCGATGGAGTGGAGTGTAGTGAACATTGGCCATGATTCCTTCTGCCTGTAGCGCCTCCATGATCCAATTTAGTTTACCCGGAGGCACCAATAGACCAAAAAGGTGCCAGTTGGTTTCAGCCTCCGCTGTAACTTTGGGAAATTCCAGCCCATCAATGCCTGATAAATTTGAAATATAATAGGAGGCAATTTCTTTTCTACGGGCGTTCATTTCCTCCAGGCGTGAAAGTTGGGTGATGCCAAGCGCCCCGTTGATATTGGACTGTACGTAACTGTTCCCTTTATCAACGTATTGATAATATCCCTGTCGATGACTATCCGATAGAAAAGCATATTTATCCGTACCTTTTTCCCGCATGATTTTTACCCTGTCTGCAATGTCATCATCGTTGGTCACAAGGGCACCTCCTTCCCCTGTGGTCATATTTTTGGTGCCATGAAAGGAGAAGGTGCTGACAACAGCCTGGTGGCCGGTATATTTTCCTTTGTATTTTGCCCCAATGGATTGGGCGGTATCATGCACTACATAAAGGCCATATTTTTTGGCAATGGCGTTTATCTCATCCATTTCTGCAGGGTTGCCAGCATAATCGACAGGACAAATAGCGACGGTTCTGGCGGTAATATAGGATTCGAGTTTTTCCACATCCAGGTTGCCGTTATCCGGGTTTACATCTGCGAGCCTGACATTTAAGTGATTGAGTATTGGCCCCAGGGCTGTACTGGTGTAGGTGAAGTTCGGGATGATCACCTCGCTGTTTTCCGGGAAAGTTTTCACCATGAAGGCCAGGTCAAGCGCTGAAGTGCAGGAATTGAGGAATAACACATGTTTTACGCCAAGAAATTCACTGAGTCTTTTTTCGAAAAGGCGGCAGGCCGGGCCATCCCCGCTGACGAAGGTGCTGCGTAGCGCTTCAGAAACGGCCGTTATATCGTTTTCAATGATAGAGGGTTTATGAATGGGGATGGGCCTTTCAGAAACAGGCTTTCCTCCTTCGATGGCAAGTGTGGAATCTGTAAAGATCATGATTGGTGATTAAATGAGTGATAATTGATTTTTTTCATACCATTTTATGGTTTCCGCCACCCCTGCTTCAAAGGGAATGGAGGGCTGCCAGTTCAATAATTTTGCTCCTTTGGATCCGTCAACAGTTTTATACGGGGCTCCGTCAGGTTTGTCCGGATTGAGTTTAATGTCTCCCTGATAACCTGTTAGTTTTTTGATGAGGCGGCTCATTT
This sequence is a window from Lewinellaceae bacterium. Protein-coding genes within it:
- a CDS encoding polysaccharide deacetylase family protein codes for the protein MPHSIKPSIPIIYYHSVGPVNPGWKRNFLTLELPFFEDQLKYFKNNFNLISLKAFYNIRAGLQNSPKKPLVITIDDGYLDNWIWAFPMLKKYDIPATLFVNPEMADPRNLIRPNLEDYWTGNVSLEDLNLPGHLSWEEMKKMEASGLIDIQSHTMSHTKYFVSGKLEGFHHPGEDVLYAAGNRFLNQKPFHIANPKFERLLLYGFPLFEERSSIIAKKIEINPDFVNQCVSTLSHYNFNHYNFRDAFKLVAPVYQQYLDNHSLIVAVEDEDAYKKRITYEIMESKKIIERKLGKKVEFLCWPHGDHNATAHQLAIQGGYLATTSGSKQNTPDCLERIPTRIGIFHVRHNRLLSLLKVRYKLGCYLGRPPWKDIQRLYHLFKTQNVSRG
- a CDS encoding glycosyltransferase family 4 protein, which gives rise to MIHFVHLTSQPGGIEVLLPKIIENLSEKAIQCFVVRPPLDGQANVYEGKDITLLYGSHKNRKAVWKLWKYARSHQNELFHVFNIGPLNLLILRLAGVKKLIYSVHGTIYWKNAWEKQIRKPFWKLALSKNYRVIANSRYSRDCFRQAMAYKKEILVVYNPFSSDTFHPIEKKVNGPLKISYCGRLAPGKNILQWLEVAAKIHSQNIGVQFFIYGSGPLEKSLQKYVKDLELMEVIHFMGYRKNIAEAYQSADMMLFISEYESFGNVAVESILCGTPIIVSDIPSMREIFEHYPEFIVPLDDTLQENILSKIGQFPKMKAATLKARAEFKDRFGQEQHIATLEQLYASFN
- a CDS encoding glycosyltransferase family 1 protein, whose translation is MKVLFFVPERYSLFHSFKEIFKVWEAEVYPIDFNATLKKWEIQFNVQVFRLPNKWRVRWETYFMDKINRYYRQVYDRRLPDLVFIYNNEMLLPETLEYFKRKSKIAFFLGDHPLYTSLNRYYLSLLNYADAIFAPDTFWVSQLKKMGLKNVHFFQAGIPSSHYYEKQLSEVSYQKLKSEILYVGMCYTDNWGYKKAKFLNYFSDHDLQIHGNRHWERWFSFFPNLEPHFRLKSQYYNTDYLNDLLNATKIVPVDGNPGLINGVHIRLYEALGSGALPLLEWQNDLDEIFPAHAELPAPKSYDEINEITRFYLQNEADRKEKVAWMKKIITEKYSPKNNAHQMFKALGYE
- a CDS encoding GNAT family N-acetyltransferase, with amino-acid sequence MFKYKELAFRAIERKDLESLRLLHNDPDTFLNLASIDFIDEPGQEAWWQNLHHQKNDKRYVIVKADDHSFILGRLRIQHLDFQNNNCEVGLDIMPGMRRMGYGQKAYEMLLYFLFNHYNMNLVYLRVADFNTGSYDLYRKLGFEETGRFPQYFFRHGKYWDYVLMSLTASAYFKKVSDLSSHL
- a CDS encoding DegT/DnrJ/EryC1/StrS aminotransferase family protein — its product is MIFTDSTLAIEGGKPVSERPIPIHKPSIIENDITAVSEALRSTFVSGDGPACRLFEKRLSEFLGVKHVLFLNSCTSALDLAFMVKTFPENSEVIIPNFTYTSTALGPILNHLNVRLADVNPDNGNLDVEKLESYITARTVAICPVDYAGNPAEMDEINAIAKKYGLYVVHDTAQSIGAKYKGKYTGHQAVVSTFSFHGTKNMTTGEGGALVTNDDDIADRVKIMREKGTDKYAFLSDSHRQGYYQYVDKGNSYVQSNINGALGITQLSRLEEMNARRKEIASYYISNLSGIDGLEFPKVTAEAETNWHLFGLLVPPGKLNWIMEALQAEGIMANVHYTPLHRNRYYRHLGTDLDFPGSVHFFKRFLRIPIYPSLSNSEMERVTEAVLKVFENV